A segment of the Rhodospirillales bacterium genome:
CTTAGCGGCAGCAGAAATCCGACCGCCTTGACGGTCTCCCCCTCCTGCTCCAACAGATCCTCAGGGACCACCGTGCGTGCGCGATCGCCATCGAATTGGACTTCCGCCGCTCCAAGCGATCGCCAGGAGAGGGCGTCTTCGACCTCCGGCACCGGAAAGAGATTGCTTTGGTCCTGCTGAGCGAGCGTCGAGCCGGACGCCATCACCGCCATCGCACATGCTAGAGCCGTGGTCAGCCAACGTCGAAGCTTCATCTGTCAACCCTTCCAAAAGTGGCACCAAACCCTTCCGAAAGTGGCACCAAGAAGATGCTGGAGACCAGCGACCATCGCGGTCTCCAGCATCAGTGCATCCTCAGTAAGCGGCGATCGGGTTACCCGGTGCACCAGTGGCGCCCACGAGCTTGAGCGGCGCCCACGAGAACAGGAACTCGTACGCCTGGTCCTCGCCCAGCTGCTTGAGATCGAGGTTCTCAAACAGGTAGATCCCGCGGCGCACCGACAGGTTCATGTGGCAGTACGCCCAGTCCTTGACCTCGGCGAATGGCGTTGGCCAATCGCCTTGACCGGCGAAGTCGTACGGTTCGATGCCCCAGTTGTCGGCACCCAGCATCGCGATCTTCTTCCCAGCGAGGTGGTCGCAGACGTCGGGGGCTATCCCAGGGCCGCCTGCGTTGAAGGCCGCGTTGTTTGCGATTGCTTCACCTGTCGGCAGGTTGTGGTTGTCCCGCCAGATATCGTTCCACCCGGTCCGGACGAGCACCACGTCGCCCTGGCCGGCGTCTGCGATACCCTGCGCCGCCAATGCCGCGTTGTAGTCATCCATGGTGATCGGGTAGCCGATCGGCAGGTTCCCGCCCTTCAACGCCACGAGATCGATCAGGATGCCGCGCGTGAAGAAGGAGCCGACGTTCTCGGTGCCGTTCTTCTTGAGGCCGTATGGTCCGCCGACGTCCTCCAGGCGATAGCCATTGTAGAGATAGTTGCCGTCCTTCCAGCCGTCCTGTCCCTCGACCTTGATCATGGGGTGGGCAAGCGAGTCGAACTGCGTGCCGACCTGACCGATGTTGGCCGTCATCAGTTCGTCCATGAAGGTTTGACGGTAGCTGTCGCCCGACCAGGCCAGATCGTGCGTGGGTAGGCCACCGCCAGGGATCGTGAGGGACAGCACGCGTCCGGGAAACAGCGGCGTCGTGTTGTGGTAGTGCATGCCCAAGGTGGCGACCCGACCGGTCTTGACCAGCGCCGCGGCTGCCATCCGCTTCTCAGGCGTGATCCAGTTCGTGGCGCCCGCCTCGTCGTCGGCTCCGAACTCACTGGGCCACCAGTTCTCGTCAACCGGATTGTTACCGGCGTGAGCCGACGCCACCAGCATGAATGCTGCCGCGATCGGCAACAACACGTGAAGTTTCATGTGATTTCCTCCATCCGGGATCCGTCGGAACCATCCAACGGAACGTTCCAGAAGTGTA
Coding sequences within it:
- a CDS encoding cyclase family protein — translated: MKLHVLLPIAAAFMLVASAHAGNNPVDENWWPSEFGADDEAGATNWITPEKRMAAAALVKTGRVATLGMHYHNTTPLFPGRVLSLTIPGGGLPTHDLAWSGDSYRQTFMDELMTANIGQVGTQFDSLAHPMIKVEGQDGWKDGNYLYNGYRLEDVGGPYGLKKNGTENVGSFFTRGILIDLVALKGGNLPIGYPITMDDYNAALAAQGIADAGQGDVVLVRTGWNDIWRDNHNLPTGEAIANNAAFNAGGPGIAPDVCDHLAGKKIAMLGADNWGIEPYDFAGQGDWPTPFAEVKDWAYCHMNLSVRRGIYLFENLDLKQLGEDQAYEFLFSWAPLKLVGATGAPGNPIAAY